The nucleotide sequence TGGCCGATCTTTTTTGTTTTTGCCGTCAGTTTGTTTTTTCTGGTCAATTGTCTGTTTGCTGAACTGTATCTTTTGGGGGGAAATTGTATTAGCAACTCCCGGCCGGGACACTTTGGCGATGCCTTTTTCTTTAGTGTGCAAACGATTGGTACTGTTGGCTATGGGGTTATGGCTCCAGTCACCGACTATGCCCATATTGTGGTTTCGGTGGAGGTATTAACGGGATTATTAGGGTTTGCCGTCATGACAGGCCTGGTTTTTTCCCGCTTTGCTCGGCCCACTGCTCGGGTACTTTTTAGTCAAGCCGCTTTGATTGCAAATCACAATGGTGTGCCAACTTTAATGTTTCGGATGGCCAATCAACGGGGGAGTCATATCCTCGAGGCCCAAATAAAATTAGTTGCTCTTCTGAATGAAGTCACCCAAGAAGGAGAAAGTCTGCGCCGCTTTTATAATTTGCCCCTGATTCGC is from Synechococcus sp. PCC 6312 and encodes:
- a CDS encoding ion channel is translated as MTRSIVGQTNTPLTPDGRIRIPRRGAPSPLADPYHLLLSISWPIFFVFAVSLFFLVNCLFAELYLLGGNCISNSRPGHFGDAFFFSVQTIGTVGYGVMAPVTDYAHIVVSVEVLTGLLGFAVMTGLVFSRFARPTARVLFSQAALIANHNGVPTLMFRMANQRGSHILEAQIKLVALLNEVTQEGESLRRFYNLPLIRHQSPVFGLTWLALHPITADSPIAAISPEWMEKYSLSLLVTLTGVDETLVNNIHARHAYLPERILWGQRFEDVLVRNRQGQLYLDLRRFHQTRPDLSSPPLV